In Humulus lupulus chromosome 7, drHumLupu1.1, whole genome shotgun sequence, the following are encoded in one genomic region:
- the LOC133792701 gene encoding uncharacterized protein LOC133792701 yields MASEYKDSSGRIRCPCVRCINNRLETLPMVKAHVFDWGFHRGYEKWIYHGEAEADVANVVDANDDDVDEMIPMVEDFLLPTTKEVENNPAAGQFYDDLFDEIEVELYPGCNWISSLNFLAKLLHLKVRGKIPNKIFDELLKLLKFAFPKGNKIPSTYYEAKKRLQKLGLGYESIHVCEHDCCLFYKEHSTKETCPICGSSRWISPEKIDRKKVPHKVMCYFPLTPRLKILYSSRLTAKQMLWHYTGKSKDDGIMRHPVDGLAWKDFDAKHPDFASEPRNVRLGLAADGFNPFGNMSQAYSMWPVVLANYNLPPWMCMKDNNFILPILIPGPKSPGKDMDIFLRPLVDELKELWVNGVDTRDSITNTMFKLRAALLWTINDFPARSYLS; encoded by the coding sequence ATGGCGTCGGAATATAAGGATTCCTCTGGTagaattaggtgtccgtgtgttagatgcataaataataggcttgaaaCTTTACCTATGGTGAAAGCACACGTATTCGATTGGGGTTTTCATCGAGGTTATGAGAAGTGGATATATCACGGTGAAGCAGAAGCAGATGTTGCCAATGTGGTGGATGCCAACGATGATGATGTTGATGAGATGATTCCGATGGTCGAAGACTTCCTTCTACCTACAACCAAAGAAGTAGAAAATAATCCTGCGGCGGGACAATTTTATGACGATCTGTTTGACGAGATTGAGGTTGAGTTATATCCTGGTTGTAATTGGATATCTTCTCTTAACTTTTTGGCAAAATTattgcatttgaaagttagaggcaAGATTCCCAATAAAATCTTCGATGAATTACTGAAATTACTAAAGTTTGCATTTCCGAAGGgaaataaaattccatcaacgtactacgaggctaaaaaaAGATTACAGAAATTAGGGTTAGGGTACGAGTCAATTCATGTATGTGAACAtgattgttgtttgttttacAAAGAGCATTCAACTAAAGAGACTTGTCCAATttgcggaagtagtagatggatttcTCCTGAAAAAATTGATAGAAAAAAGGTACCACATAAGGTGATGTGTTACTTTCCATTAACTCCTCGATTAAAAATACTGTACAGTTCAAGACTTACAGCAAAGCAAATGTTATGGCACTATACTGGGAAATCAAAAGACGATGGGATAATGAGACACCCAGTGGATGGGTTAGCGTGGAAGGATTTCGATGCCAAACATCCTGATTTTGCTAGTGAACCTCGGAATGTTCGTTTAGGTTTAGctgcagatggtttcaatccgttTGGCAACATGAGTCAAGCATATagtatgtggcctgtggtgttggctaACTACAATCTTCCACCTTGGATGTGTATGAAAGATAATAATTTCATATTACCCATTCTTATTCCTGGACCAAAATCACCGGGAAAGGACATGGATATATTCTTGAGACCATTAGTGGATGAGTTAAAGGAGTTGTGGGTTAATGGTGTCGATACAAGAGATAGTATAACCAACACTATGTTCAAGTTGCGTGCAGccttattgtggacaattaacGATTTTCCTGCTCGTAGCTATTTATCttga
- the LOC133789343 gene encoding agglutinin-1-like, which translates to MEASLFPQTASYKTVSFNTEFKDVSVGSYQMFMGSLRRELSSGTESHGIPVLRTKSTAVKDKQFVYVRLFNKTVSITFAISALNSYVIAYQVDKEKRCYFFKEAPPESKTLLFKQSTKRVSVNLATNYVSLGNREKTVLGFKALDKSLEAFHKFDSKDPTNELRQNLLVVIQMVAEATRFKYIQQKLEWNGFDSGFFPKGDIISYENKWEDLSRAIQKSQHGKFPATIQLQNEDYSPRNVSTVAEVKNDMGLLLNVATLILIE; encoded by the coding sequence ATGGAAGCAAGTTTGTTCCCTCAAACAGCAAGCTACAAAACTGTGAGTTTCAACACTGAATTCAAAGATGTGAGTGTGGGATCATACCAGATGTTCATGGGATCTCTACGAAGAGAGCTGTCTAGTGGAACCGAGAGCCATGGCATTCCAGTGTTGCGTACAAAATCCACAGCGGTCAAAGACAAACAGTTTGTCTATGTAAGACTTTTCAACAAAACTGTCTCCATTACATTTGCAATATCTGCTCTCAACTCATATGTGATAGCATATCAAGTTGACAAAGAAAAGCGTTGCTACTTCTTCAAAGAAGCTCCTCCCGAATCGAAAACTTTACTTTTCAAACAATCTACTAAAAGGGTCAGTGTTAATCTGGCAACTAATTATGTCAGCTTAGGAAACAGAGAGAAAACAGTTTTGGGATTCAAGGCATTAGACAAATCCCTCGAAGCTTTTCACAAATTTGATAGCAAGGATCCCACAAACGAGCTTCGTCAAAATCTTCTAGTTGTTATCCAAATGGTTGCAGAGGCTACAAGATTCAAATATATTCAGCAGAAACTGGAATGGAATGGGTTTGATTCAGGCTTTTTCCCAAAAGGTGATATTATTAGCTATGAGAATAAATGGGAAGATCTTTCCAGAGCAATCCAGAAGTCTCAACATGGAAAATTTCCTGCAACAATTCAATTACAAAACGAAGACTATAGTCCACGCAATGTGTCCACGGTTGCAGAAGTGAAAAACGACATGGGACTCTTGCTGAATGTGGCCACATTGATCTTGATCGAGTGA
- the LOC133792702 gene encoding uncharacterized protein LOC133792702, with amino-acid sequence MSIDKSWINLTDRLSDEYEAGVMDFLQRARQCVDSRGLVKCPCRRCVNVEFQTIDVLENHLFVNGFLRKYTNWHWHGEDEIIPMRARIDQNDEDEMMDVLTDLMQNDNDEQAENERGQEIPTTDYRSGQHYNDLFAEIEAPLFPGTYKEIGEYSSNFSRELGLLVRQYTDPDCPQWSKVPNASKERILAHLEDDLFDIGRTRYGEGHMPGILRGIDTSCAKKYSDWKYDIKEHLTINGPQNRYGGCTDTQWQKAIDFFRRPEITKRSVVNKENRKKLKELSYGGSQSIPALRYKKRNLETGQLESIPDSWMDTHHKSGTGWVTETAKNTWEELRAYRDTQQTQATDTESSTPVSSAPEDEDISLVQNVFGKRRGHQKGYGRILNIRDRTPFDFRPSQTRDEELSEMRERLRQLEEHVRTHCITPGSQSAPPPPPDDPDVGAPTQ; translated from the exons atgtcgatcgacaagagttggattaatttgacagatcgattatccgatgagtatgaggctggtgtgatggattttctccagagagcccggcagtgcgttgactcaaggggattggtgaaatgtccgtgtaggaggtgtgtcaacgttgaatttcagacaattgatgtattagaaaatcatctttttgtaaatggttttctacggaaatataccaattggcattggcatggagaggatgaaataataccaatgagagctcggatagatcaaaatgatgaagatgagatgatggatgttctcactgatcttatgcaaaatgacaatgacgaacaagcggagaatgagcgcggtcaagagatacctacaactGACTACAGgagtgggcaacattataacgatttgtttgctgagatcgaggctccattattccccgg aacatataaagagatcggagagtacagctcaaatttctcaagagagctcggattacttgttcgacagtacacagatccggactgtcctcaatggtcaaaagtaccaaatgcctcgaaagaaagaatacttgcacatttggaa gatgatttgtttgatattgggcgtactagatatggagaagggcatatgcctgggatcttgagaggcattgatacttcgtgtgctaaaaagtattctgactggaagtacgatattaaagagcacttaacgattaatgggccacaaaatcgttatggtggttgcacggatacgcagtggcaaaaagcaattgattttttccgtcgcccagaaattacg aaacgttctgtggtcaacaaggaaaatagaaagaaattgaaagagcttagctatggaggttctcagtcaatcccagccttacgctataaaaag cgcaatttagagactgggcaacttgagtccatcccggatagctggatggatactcaccataaatcaggcacagggtgggtgacagagacagcaaaaaatacttgg gaggaattgcgtgcataccgcgacacacagcagacacaggcaactgatactgagagttccacaccagtttcgagtgcgcctgaagatgaagacatatctttggtacaaaatgtcttcggaaaacgacggggccaccagaaaggatatggacgtatccttaacataagggaccgaactccatttgattttcgtccttcacaaactagagatgaagagttgtctgagatgagagagcgtcttcgacagttagaggagcatgtccggactcattgtatcaccccgggatctcaatctgccccaccaccaccacccgatgatcctgatgttggagcaccgactcagtag
- the LOC133792703 gene encoding ribosome-inactivating protein gelonin-like — protein sequence MESVSYNTVSFNTEIDLTVSSYQRFIQALRAELYGGTEEHGIAVLRTKSDAVRDKQFVYVNLHNPSVSITFAVLTLNTYVVAYQVDGEEKRCYFFKEAPTDSKTSLFPQSPEKKRIDVELSTNYNSLGTKLREETNLGFKPLNESLEKFKSFDSNKPTEDLRRSLLIVIQMVSEAARFKYIQQKLEFHGFQSEFPPKGDIISYEKNWSALSIAIQKSKDGKFPETITLQNEDYSQRKVSTVAEVKDDMKLLLNVATATAMA from the coding sequence ATGGAATCAGTAAGCTACAACACTGTGAGTTTCAACACTGAAATAGATTTGACTGTGTCATCATACCAGAGGTTCATCCAAGCTCTACGAGCAGAATTGTATGGTGGAACCGAGGAGCATGGCATTGCAGTGTTGCGTACAAAATCCGATGCGGTCAGAGACAAACAGTTTGTGTATGTGAATCTTCACAATCCAAGTGTCTCCATCACATTCGCAGTACTTACTCTCAACACATATGTGGTGGCCTATCAAGTCGATGGCGAAGAAAAGCGTTGCTACTTCTTCAAAGAAGCTCCTACCGATTCCAAAACCTCACTTTTCCCTCAATCTCCTGAGAAAAAAAGGATTGATGTTGAACTCTCAACTAATTATAATAGCTTAGGAACGAAACTAAGAGAGGAAACTAACTTGGGATTCAAGCCATTAAACGAATCCCTTGAAAAGTTCAAAAGTTTTGATAGCAACAAGCCTACCGAAGATCTTCGTAGGAGTCTTCTAATTGTTATCCAAATGGTTTCAGAGGCTGCAAGATTCAAATATATTCAGCAGAAACTGGAATTCCATGGCTTTCAATCAGAGTTTCCCCCAAAAGGTGATATTATCAGCTATGAGAAAAATTGGAGCGCTCTTTCCATAGCAATCCAGAAATCTAAAGATGGAAAATTTCCAGAAACAATTACATTGCAGAATGAAGACTATAGTCAACGCAAGGTGTCCACGGTTGCAGAAGTGAAAGACGACATGAAACTCTTGCTGAATgtagccacagccacagccatgGCCTAA